One Nostoc punctiforme PCC 73102 DNA window includes the following coding sequences:
- a CDS encoding PAS domain S-box protein: MILKNSFSELQTSKFAMLPLEEELLFNRFLMERLTDAVFWITSNAQIIYVNYAACSLVGYPYEELVSRTIHNIILDFPLEVWPNYWNSIKQQGFLYFESLYKTLKGQYFSVEISATYMEYEAKEYVCILIRDISKRKQALFSLDKSNQVLECKEEKFLSESRYVNQQLFHKRAECEAEKVKLENSLSLLQATLESIADGVIAIRYNGDIISSNQNFPRCGIFKILLLLYPIIINI, encoded by the coding sequence ATGATTCTCAAAAATAGTTTTTCTGAGCTACAAACATCTAAATTCGCTATGTTGCCATTAGAAGAAGAGTTGCTATTTAACAGATTTTTAATGGAACGTTTAACAGATGCAGTTTTCTGGATAACGTCAAATGCACAGATTATATACGTTAATTATGCAGCTTGTAGTTTGGTAGGGTATCCTTATGAAGAATTAGTCTCTAGGACTATACATAATATAATACTAGACTTTCCGCTAGAAGTTTGGCCAAATTATTGGAATAGTATCAAACAACAAGGTTTCTTATATTTTGAATCTCTATATAAAACTTTAAAAGGACAATATTTTTCTGTGGAAATCTCTGCTACATATATGGAATATGAAGCTAAAGAGTATGTTTGTATCCTGATCCGAGATATCAGCAAACGCAAACAAGCTTTATTCAGCTTAGATAAATCTAATCAAGTATTAGAATGTAAAGAAGAAAAGTTTCTAAGTGAATCAAGGTACGTCAATCAGCAATTATTTCACAAGAGGGCAGAGTGCGAGGCGGAAAAAGTAAAACTGGAGAATTCTCTTTCGTTACTTCAAGCAACTCTAGAATCTATTGCTGATGGGGTTATTGCTATCAGATATAATGGAGATATTATTAGCTCTAATCAAAATTTTCCCAGATGTGGCATATTCAAGATTCTATTATTACTTTATCCAATCATAATCAATATCTGA
- a CDS encoding beta strand repeat-containing protein, translated as MANIIGTKANDILQGTNSADTIDGKAGNDTIIGGGGNDTLTGGGGKDTFIYSLDDNVNTITDFGGVGKGTNPSAAVQAEVDTVQFEGSSVRNMLLTQNGNNLEITFDGLDIVIADTKVILENFKLENLDNLKASGTTRPAIGNILFYGETSITDSFDVFDANSTQTSLFNRNTVTFLNDLDNNITGFDNSDDVVNGQGGNDKIDGLSGDDLLRGGAGNDTLIGGLGNDTLVDNSGNNSLIGGIGNDILRVDSSTGANTLIGGTGDDTLSAQGSQSNNLLLGGDGNDYLNSGEFPNLVDTVASLGNNTLNGGAGNDTLRADSPKGNNLLSGDDGNDYLSASGSTGFRRQSYYDDFEFTPLGNNTLNGGAGDDTLRAEYSAGDNLLSGGDGNDYLSISGSVIRYNGGDSFYLTTGNNTLNGGAGDDTLHAEYSTGDNLLSGGDGNDFFYVNTLSQTVDGGKGDDLLSVDYSNATVGITTTTFNAATNKGEITAGSDRVSYNNIERLNILDTAYDDNIVGNDGNDTFSLDSGGKDTIDGGKGDDLLSVDYSSATEGITTTFNAATNKGEITAGSDRVSYKNIERLNILGTGYDDNIVGNDGNDTLSTGYDGQDTIDGGKGDDLLSVDYGSNTVGITTTFNATTNKGEITAGTNRVSYENIERLNISGTFYDDNIVGNDGNDTLSGGYGDDTIIGGAGNDILTGGNGNDILTGGIGNDKFVYNLLESSYNIGTDIITDFGGIGKGLNPSAAVIASLDTLQFIDDSSFHLFTAQNLQLTQNGNNVEITFEDSFNANNGKVILQNFKLENLDNLPATSSQPAAIGNILFAGQTSITDSFDVFDANSTQTNLFNRNTVTFLNDLDNNITGFDNSNDVINGQGGNDIIDGLSGNDLLRGNAGNDTLIGGAGNDTLIGGGGNNNLDGGSDDDTLSASGSTGNNILNGGTGNDTLSASGSTGDNLLFGGDGNDSLDISGGYYSDEFSSSDSRSLGNNTLNGGAGNDTLSASGSKGNNLLSGDDGNDFLYIFGGYSNYPSSSDYRSLGNNTLNGGAGDDTLSASGSKGDNLLSGDDGNDSLYISGYEDDETQYHEYSDSRSFGNNTLNGGTGNDTLSASGSTGDNLLSGDDGNDSLDISGYFESPIDSRSSGNNTLNGGAGDDTLSASGSKGNNLLSGDDGNDSLDISGSYYRDYGDSRSFGNNTLNGGAGDDTLNASGSTGDNLLSGGDGNDYISVSNASGKNTLIGGNGNDILTGGNGNDSLYGGSGTDTFVFNSFNEGSDRIFDFDATNEVIRVSATGFGGGLSPSVLKTSQFTIGTSATTGQERFIYNSATGGLYFDQDGSASGFTQVKFAQLSTGLSLTNNNFVVG; from the coding sequence ATGGCAAATATCATTGGAACCAAGGCAAATGACATTTTACAGGGCACTAACAGTGCAGATACGATTGATGGTAAAGCTGGAAATGATACCATCATAGGGGGTGGAGGCAACGACACCTTAACAGGTGGGGGCGGCAAAGATACATTTATTTACAGTTTAGACGATAACGTTAATACCATTACCGATTTCGGTGGTGTAGGTAAAGGGACAAATCCCTCCGCAGCAGTCCAAGCCGAAGTGGATACCGTCCAATTTGAAGGCTCCAGTGTTAGAAATATGCTGCTTACTCAGAACGGCAACAATCTGGAAATTACCTTTGATGGGCTAGATATTGTAATAGCTGATACAAAGGTCATACTGGAAAACTTCAAATTAGAAAACTTAGATAACCTTAAAGCTTCTGGAACTACTAGGCCAGCCATTGGTAATATCCTATTTTATGGAGAAACTAGCATCACCGATAGTTTTGATGTGTTTGATGCTAATTCTACTCAAACGAGCCTGTTCAACAGAAACACTGTTACCTTCCTCAATGACCTAGACAATAATATTACAGGTTTTGATAACTCAGATGATGTAGTCAATGGTCAGGGGGGTAATGACAAAATCGATGGCTTAAGTGGTGACGACTTGCTGCGAGGTGGTGCAGGCAATGATACCCTCATTGGTGGTCTGGGTAATGACACCCTTGTTGATAATAGTGGCAATAACTCCCTTATTGGTGGTATTGGTAACGATATATTGCGTGTTGACTCTTCAACAGGTGCTAACACCCTCATCGGTGGCACTGGTGACGATACATTGAGCGCTCAAGGTTCACAAAGTAATAATTTACTCCTTGGCGGTGATGGCAATGATTATCTTAATTCCGGTGAGTTTCCTAACCTAGTCGATACTGTTGCTTCCTTAGGCAATAACACCCTCAATGGTGGTGCTGGTAACGATACATTGCGTGCTGACTCTCCAAAAGGCAATAACTTACTGTCTGGGGACGATGGCAATGATTATCTTAGTGCCTCTGGTAGTACTGGTTTTAGAAGGCAAAGCTACTATGACGACTTTGAATTTACACCTTTAGGCAATAACACCCTCAACGGTGGTGCTGGTGACGATACATTGCGTGCTGAGTATTCAGCAGGGGATAACCTACTGTCTGGTGGCGATGGCAATGATTACCTCTCCATCTCTGGCTCTGTCATCAGGTACAACGGTGGAGATAGTTTTTACCTAACCACAGGCAATAATACTCTCAACGGTGGCGCTGGCGATGATACATTGCATGCTGAGTATTCAACAGGGGATAACCTACTGTCTGGTGGCGATGGCAATGATTTCTTCTATGTAAACACTTTATCCCAAACAGTAGATGGGGGTAAGGGTGACGATTTGTTGTCTGTTGATTACAGTAATGCTACAGTAGGTATTACAACAACAACATTCAATGCCGCTACAAACAAGGGAGAAATTACGGCGGGCAGCGATCGGGTTAGTTACAACAATATTGAACGATTAAATATCTTAGATACAGCCTACGATGACAACATTGTGGGGAACGATGGCAACGATACGTTTTCCTTGGATAGTGGTGGTAAAGATACTATTGATGGGGGCAAGGGTGACGATTTGTTGTCCGTTGATTATAGCAGTGCTACAGAAGGTATTACAACAACATTCAATGCCGCTACAAACAAGGGAGAAATTACAGCAGGTAGCGATCGGGTTAGTTACAAGAATATCGAACGATTAAATATCTTAGGTACAGGCTACGATGACAACATTGTGGGGAACGATGGCAATGATACGCTCTCCACGGGCTATGATGGCCAAGATACTATTGATGGAGGTAAGGGTGACGATTTGTTGTCCGTTGATTACGGTAGTAATACAGTAGGTATTACAACAACATTCAATGCCACTACAAACAAGGGAGAAATTACAGCGGGTACTAATCGGGTTAGTTACGAAAATATCGAACGATTAAATATCTCAGGTACATTCTACGATGACAACATTGTAGGGAACGATGGCAACGATACGCTCTCCGGCGGCTATGGCGATGATACCATTATTGGCGGTGCAGGTAATGATATCCTTACAGGTGGGAATGGTAACGACATCTTAACTGGTGGCATCGGTAATGATAAATTTGTTTACAACTTGTTAGAAAGCAGCTATAACATTGGTACAGACATAATTACAGATTTTGGTGGCATTGGTAAAGGCTTAAATCCCTCAGCAGCAGTGATTGCCTCCTTAGACACTTTGCAATTTATAGATGATAGTAGTTTCCATCTATTCACTGCTCAAAATCTGCAACTAACTCAAAATGGTAACAATGTAGAAATCACCTTTGAAGATTCATTCAATGCCAATAATGGCAAAGTCATTCTCCAAAATTTCAAACTAGAAAACCTGGATAATCTGCCAGCAACTTCTTCACAACCAGCAGCTATTGGCAATATCCTGTTTGCTGGACAAACTAGCATCACTGACAGTTTTGATGTGTTTGACGCTAATTCCACTCAAACTAATCTGTTCAACAGGAACACTGTTACCTTCCTCAATGACCTCGACAACAACATTACGGGTTTTGACAACTCCAATGATGTTATCAATGGTCAGGGAGGTAACGATATCATTGACGGCTTGAGTGGTAACGATCTTTTGAGAGGTAATGCAGGAAATGATACTCTCATTGGTGGTGCGGGAAATGATACTCTTATTGGCGGTGGGGGAAATAATAATCTTGACGGTGGTAGTGATGACGATACATTGAGTGCTAGCGGTTCAACAGGCAATAATATTCTTAATGGAGGTACAGGTAACGATACATTGAGTGCTAGCGGTTCAACAGGCGATAACCTGCTCTTTGGGGGCGATGGCAACGATTCTCTAGACATTTCTGGCGGCTACTACAGCGACGAGTTTTCCTCCTCCGACTCTCGCTCTTTAGGCAATAACACCCTTAATGGAGGTGCAGGTAACGATACATTGAGTGCTAGCGGTTCAAAAGGCAATAACCTGCTCTCTGGAGATGATGGCAATGATTTTCTTTATATTTTTGGCGGCTACTCCAATTACCCCTCCTCTTCCGACTATCGCTCTTTAGGCAATAACACTCTCAATGGAGGTGCAGGTGACGATACATTGAGTGCTAGCGGTTCAAAAGGCGATAACCTGCTCTCTGGAGATGATGGCAATGATTCTCTTTATATTTCTGGCTACGAGGACGACGAGACCCAGTACCACGAATACAGCGACTCTCGCTCCTTCGGGAATAACACTCTCAATGGAGGTACAGGTAACGATACATTGAGTGCTAGCGGTTCAACAGGCGATAACCTGCTCTCTGGAGATGATGGTAATGATTCTCTAGACATCTCTGGCTACTTTGAATCCCCTATTGACTCTCGCTCCTCCGGGAATAATACTCTCAATGGAGGTGCAGGTGACGATACATTGAGTGCTAGCGGTTCAAAAGGCAATAACCTGCTCTCTGGAGATGATGGTAATGATTCTCTAGACATCTCTGGCAGCTATTACAGGGACTACGGCGACTCTCGCTCCTTCGGGAATAACACCCTTAATGGAGGCGCAGGTGACGATACATTGAATGCTAGCGGTTCAACAGGCGATAATCTACTGTCTGGTGGCGATGGCAATGATTATATCTCCGTCTCTAACGCCTCTGGTAAGAATACACTCATTGGTGGTAATGGCAATGATATCCTGACAGGTGGCAACGGAAATGATAGCCTTTATGGAGGGTCTGGTACTGATACCTTTGTTTTCAATAGTTTCAATGAAGGTAGCGATCGCATTTTTGATTTCGATGCCACTAATGAAGTGATTCGAGTATCGGCTACTGGTTTTGGTGGAGGCTTATCACCAAGTGTACTCAAAACTAGTCAATTTACAATCGGAACATCTGCAACCACTGGTCAAGAGCGATTTATATACAACAGCGCGACAGGTGGATTGTACTTTGACCAAGATGGTAGTGCGTCTGGGTTTACTCAGGTAAAATTTGCCCAGCTATCTACTGGGTTGTCACTAACCAACAACAATTTTGTGGTTGGTTAA
- a CDS encoding MFS transporter, translating to MKRYAINRKLQVFIIVWFGQFISLIGSGLTSFALDFWVYEQTKSVTQFTLTALFTTLPGLLISPIAGALVDRWDRRWTMILSDAGSALATLFITLVLFTGTIQIWHIYISISIISVCNVFQKLAGATTTALLVPKKNLGNASGLVQIGESASELFLPALAGILVFKFQLQGVLLIDFATYLCSLAALLIVRFPKRKTTSKNSNEGKQGLGSLKRDVMYGWNYIVTRPGLLGLLIYFAISNFLVGIVSILIIPMLLAFVSSATVGTILSIAGIGTLVGSLVMSVWGGPKRRVYGILGFGLLLGVCIVFAGLYPSPQLIAVAVFGGLFCFPFIASCSEVLMLSTVPTNVQGRVFALQGIIAGSSLPLAYLLAGPLADYVFEPLLSNSGPLASSIGRIIGTGAGRGIGLLFILLGILQFLVTLFSFFYTPLRILDKTATKENFSVAD from the coding sequence ATGAAGAGATATGCTATAAACCGGAAATTACAGGTTTTTATCATTGTCTGGTTCGGACAATTCATATCTCTTATTGGTTCAGGGCTTACTAGCTTTGCCCTTGATTTTTGGGTCTATGAGCAAACAAAGTCAGTTACCCAATTTACACTTACTGCTTTATTTACTACGTTGCCTGGTTTGTTAATATCACCAATTGCTGGTGCATTAGTAGATCGCTGGGATCGTCGTTGGACAATGATACTTAGTGACGCTGGATCAGCATTGGCTACGCTATTTATTACACTAGTACTTTTCACTGGTACAATTCAGATTTGGCATATTTATATTTCCATTTCTATCATCTCAGTTTGCAACGTCTTCCAGAAGCTAGCTGGTGCTACAACTACTGCTTTACTTGTTCCCAAAAAGAACCTCGGTAATGCCAGTGGATTAGTACAAATTGGCGAATCTGCGTCAGAACTTTTTCTTCCAGCACTGGCAGGAATACTGGTTTTCAAATTCCAACTTCAGGGTGTACTTCTGATTGACTTTGCAACTTACCTCTGCTCCTTAGCAGCCCTCTTGATTGTTAGGTTTCCCAAACGCAAAACTACTAGTAAAAATAGTAATGAAGGTAAACAAGGGCTAGGTTCTCTAAAAAGGGATGTGATGTATGGTTGGAATTATATCGTTACACGTCCTGGTCTTTTAGGACTTCTAATATATTTCGCTATTAGTAATTTTCTGGTAGGAATAGTCAGTATACTTATCATACCTATGCTTCTAGCTTTTGTTTCCTCCGCAACAGTTGGAACTATACTAAGCATTGCTGGTATTGGTACGTTGGTTGGTAGTCTTGTGATGAGTGTTTGGGGAGGCCCAAAACGTCGAGTTTACGGCATCTTGGGCTTCGGACTTCTACTAGGAGTTTGTATAGTATTTGCAGGATTGTACCCCTCACCACAACTTATTGCAGTAGCAGTCTTTGGTGGGTTGTTCTGCTTTCCATTTATTGCTAGCTGTAGTGAAGTCTTGATGTTAAGTACAGTACCAACTAATGTGCAAGGACGAGTCTTTGCTCTCCAGGGAATAATTGCTGGCTCATCATTACCACTTGCTTATCTCCTAGCAGGACCGCTAGCTGATTATGTATTTGAACCACTTTTATCTAACAGTGGCCCATTAGCTAGTAGCATTGGTAGGATTATTGGTACTGGAGCAGGGCGAGGTATTGGATTATTATTCATATTGCTAGGAATACTCCAGTTTTTAGTAACATTGTTTAGCTTTTTCTATACCCCATTGCGAATTTTAGACAAAACCGCTACCAAAGAAAATTTTAGTGTTGCTGATTGA
- a CDS encoding sensor histidine kinase, with protein sequence MWHIQDSIITLSNHNQYLTFYKNQVKNPERFCRNVNQFDSQIDFVSCDILELKDGRFFEQYSKPLRLAEEIIGTVWSFRDITESQQAKEENRRIIQQEKQLAEDRAYFTSMIFHEFRNPLNIISYSTSLLKRHSHHWSEEKKLQCLQNLQTAVEQINQFTDEVLIIESVEAGKLQYELKPIDLNLFCREVLAEMSLYTKGASQFLLFQNK encoded by the coding sequence ATGTGGCATATTCAAGATTCTATTATTACTTTATCCAATCATAATCAATATCTGACTTTTTATAAGAACCAGGTTAAAAATCCAGAAAGATTTTGCAGAAATGTCAACCAATTTGATAGCCAAATAGATTTTGTAAGCTGTGATATTTTAGAATTGAAAGATGGGAGGTTTTTCGAGCAATACAGTAAACCTCTGCGACTCGCTGAAGAAATTATTGGCACAGTATGGAGCTTTCGGGACATTACTGAATCCCAACAAGCAAAAGAAGAGAATCGCCGAATTATACAGCAAGAAAAACAACTTGCTGAAGATAGAGCGTACTTCACCTCTATGATTTTCCATGAATTTCGTAACCCTTTAAATATTATTTCATATTCAACTAGCTTATTGAAACGTCATAGTCACCATTGGAGTGAGGAAAAGAAATTACAGTGTTTGCAGAATCTTCAAACAGCAGTTGAGCAGATAAACCAATTCACGGATGAAGTTCTTATTATCGAAAGTGTAGAAGCTGGAAAACTACAGTACGAACTAAAACCGATTGATTTAAATTTGTTTTGCCGGGAGGTTTTGGCAGAAATGAGCTTGTATACAAAGGGTGCATCCCAGTTTTTATTATTCCAAAACAAATAA
- a CDS encoding HNH endonuclease: MPFESERVSAAMRRTVASRARNLCEYCRCPEEFSPDSFTIEHIKPRQAGGETIVENLAWSCSGCNGRKHTKTSHCDPETKLEVGLFHPRQQLWSEHFSWNDDFTQVIAKTSCLWSSNSVSSAIKSGWSR, from the coding sequence ATGCCGTTTGAATCTGAGAGAGTATCTGCTGCAATGCGACGGACAGTAGCCAGTAGAGCCAGAAATCTTTGTGAATATTGCCGATGTCCAGAAGAATTTTCTCCTGACAGCTTCACTATAGAACACATCAAACCGCGTCAGGCAGGTGGAGAAACGATTGTAGAAAATTTAGCTTGGTCGTGTTCTGGCTGCAATGGTCGAAAGCATACCAAAACCAGCCATTGCGATCCAGAAACAAAACTTGAGGTGGGACTGTTTCATCCTCGTCAGCAGCTTTGGTCAGAGCATTTCAGCTGGAACGATGATTTTACACAAGTTATTGCTAAAACTTCCTGTCTGTGGTCGAGCAACAGTGTCAGCTCTGCAATTAAATCGGGTTGGAGTCGTTAA
- a CDS encoding transposase — protein sequence MGLPFKELLPTSVIEQAMKELKIRYYRQLFDPIVTIWAFLSQVLDTDKSCHNTVSKVISYLAGQEVELPSTDTSSYCQARKTSMRKGKIVGSCDKLVTWYKPEKCPKGLSKDEFYALPLTINLREIYYYIVVPGFRTEQVSLITTLLDITTYSTLDIVGLYGKRWDVEIDLRHLKTTLGMDVLRCKTPSMVRKEIYVYLLAYNLLRGLMWSSGTTYRTPPLRLSLQATCHHLNNFIPELLAATSTKRLQIYCNAT from the coding sequence TTGGGATTACCTTTTAAAGAGCTATTACCAACAAGTGTAATTGAGCAAGCCATGAAGGAACTAAAAATTAGATATTATCGACAATTGTTTGACCCAATAGTAACGATTTGGGCGTTTTTGTCTCAGGTTTTGGATACTGATAAAAGTTGTCACAATACAGTAAGTAAAGTCATTTCTTATTTGGCTGGACAAGAAGTAGAACTTCCATCAACAGATACAAGTTCTTATTGTCAAGCTCGAAAAACGTCCATGCGTAAAGGTAAAATTGTTGGAAGTTGTGACAAGCTGGTAACTTGGTATAAGCCTGAAAAATGTCCAAAGGGATTGAGTAAAGATGAATTTTATGCTCTACCTTTAACCATAAATCTACGAGAAATTTATTATTACATTGTTGTTCCTGGCTTTCGTACTGAACAAGTTAGTTTAATTACTACTCTCTTAGATATAACAACTTATTCAACTCTGGATATTGTTGGGCTTTACGGTAAACGTTGGGATGTTGAAATAGATTTGAGACATCTAAAAACTACTCTGGGAATGGATGTTTTACGCTGTAAAACTCCTTCAATGGTACGCAAAGAAATTTATGTTTATTTGCTTGCTTACAATCTACTTCGTGGTTTGATGTGGTCGTCAGGTACTACTTACCGTACTCCTCCATTGCGCCTATCACTGCAAGCTACTTGCCATCATTTAAATAACTTTATTCCCGAATTGTTAGCCGCAACTTCAACAAAACGTCTTCAAATTTATTGCAATGCAACTTAA
- a CDS encoding S-layer family protein produces MTVTADSVQLIGTSTDGLYPSALFTSSDNGTTGDAGNLTIDTRDLLIRDGAQVSAGTSGEGKGGNLSLTADFVELIGISANGRASSGLFASAVGTGKAGDLLITTQQLLISNGAVATVSSRGEGTTAGNIVISANSVRLDNGQITAQTLSGNGGNLNFNIADLLMRHGSKISTTAGTAQSGGNGGNMKIDSRYIIAIPEENSDITANAFTGTGGKVEINSQGIFGIESRTKPTEKSDITASSELGVSGVINIKAPDTSSIQNSFTELPPVIDTNALIANSCISRGTKRQENSFTITGSGALTPNRPGVLVSNYTTGEVRGVETTSRPWKKGDPIIEPTGLYRLNNGQLLLSRECSN; encoded by the coding sequence TTGACGGTCACAGCCGACTCTGTGCAACTGATTGGTACTTCTACTGACGGTCTATATCCCAGCGCCTTATTCACTTCATCTGATAATGGCACCACCGGAGATGCCGGGAACTTAACGATTGACACTCGTGATTTGCTTATTCGGGATGGAGCACAAGTTAGTGCTGGCACTTCTGGTGAAGGAAAAGGGGGAAATTTGTCTCTCACTGCTGACTTTGTGGAACTGATTGGTATCTCTGCCAACGGTCGGGCTTCTAGCGGCTTGTTTGCCAGCGCTGTAGGAACAGGAAAAGCGGGAGACTTATTAATTACTACACAGCAGTTGCTTATCTCTAATGGAGCAGTGGCTACAGTCAGCAGCCGTGGAGAAGGTACGACGGCAGGTAACATTGTTATTAGTGCTAACTCTGTGCGCTTAGACAACGGTCAGATTACGGCACAAACTCTCTCTGGCAATGGTGGTAATCTCAACTTCAACATTGCTGACTTATTGATGCGTCATGGCAGCAAAATTTCGACCACCGCAGGTACAGCGCAATCAGGTGGCAACGGTGGTAACATGAAGATCGATTCAAGATATATCATTGCTATCCCCGAAGAAAACAGCGACATCACAGCTAACGCTTTCACAGGAACCGGTGGAAAGGTCGAAATCAATTCTCAAGGTATCTTTGGTATCGAATCGCGGACAAAACCAACCGAAAAAAGTGATATTACCGCCAGTTCAGAACTTGGGGTTTCAGGTGTAATCAATATTAAAGCACCCGATACAAGTTCCATTCAAAATAGCTTCACCGAATTACCCCCAGTTATTGATACCAACGCACTCATCGCCAATAGTTGCATTTCACGCGGTACTAAACGGCAAGAAAACTCTTTTACAATTACAGGTTCCGGTGCTTTGACCCCCAATCGTCCTGGGGTTTTGGTTTCTAACTACACAACTGGTGAGGTGAGAGGCGTGGAAACTACATCCCGTCCCTGGAAAAAAGGCGATCCGATTATCGAACCGACTGGTCTATATCGCCTGAATAATGGGCAGTTGCTATTGAGTCGAGAATGTTCTAACTAA
- a CDS encoding filamentous hemagglutinin N-terminal domain-containing protein, with amino-acid sequence MSSLSGWVALFGIAIVSVSTFSWNCANAQITSDGTLPTNSSIQKESNTFNIRGGTQSGGNLFHSFGEFSVPTGNTAIFNNAADIQNIISRVTGNSISNINGLITANSTANLFLINPNGIVFGQNARLDIGGSFLASTASSLKFADGFEFSAINPQSVPLLSINVPVGLQYGANPGNILNQSQAFDSSGEIVGFQVKPEKTLALVGGDVVIEGGFLVAPSGRIELGSVAGNSFVSLKPNDTGYTLGYKGIENFKDIHLTQEAFVATDGDSGGSIQVQGANVILADGSQISAVTLGEGTGKGLTVNATQSLQLIGTSADGLYSSGLFSSTYGTGANGNLTINTRDLLIRDGAVVRAGTFAAGKGGT; translated from the coding sequence ATGTCCAGTTTGAGTGGATGGGTTGCTTTGTTTGGTATTGCCATAGTTAGCGTTAGTACTTTCTCTTGGAACTGTGCTAATGCTCAAATTACTTCAGATGGTACTCTACCGACTAACTCTAGTATTCAAAAAGAAAGCAACACTTTTAATATCAGAGGAGGAACTCAATCTGGAGGTAATTTATTTCACAGCTTTGGGGAGTTTTCTGTTCCTACTGGCAATACTGCAATATTTAATAATGCTGCGGATATTCAGAACATTATTAGTCGGGTCACGGGAAATTCAATATCTAATATTAATGGATTAATTACTGCTAATAGCACAGCTAACCTATTTCTAATTAATCCAAATGGTATTGTTTTTGGTCAAAATGCGCGTTTGGATATTGGCGGTTCGTTTTTAGCAAGTACGGCAAGCAGTTTGAAGTTTGCAGATGGCTTTGAATTTAGCGCTATAAATCCTCAGTCTGTACCTTTGCTGAGTATTAATGTGCCAGTAGGTTTGCAGTATGGGGCAAATCCGGGAAATATCCTTAATCAATCCCAAGCCTTCGATAGTAGTGGTGAAATCGTTGGTTTTCAAGTTAAGCCAGAGAAAACCCTGGCACTGGTGGGGGGTGATGTTGTGATAGAAGGGGGGTTTCTTGTTGCCCCATCAGGACGGATTGAGTTAGGGAGTGTTGCTGGTAACAGTTTCGTAAGCCTGAAACCAAATGATACTGGCTATACTCTAGGTTATAAGGGCATTGAGAACTTTAAAGATATTCATCTAACGCAAGAAGCTTTTGTAGCTACTGATGGAGACAGTGGCGGTAGTATTCAGGTGCAGGGTGCCAATGTAATACTTGCAGACGGGTCGCAAATTTCAGCAGTTACTTTAGGTGAAGGCACAGGAAAAGGTTTGACGGTGAATGCCACTCAGAGTCTGCAACTGATTGGTACTTCTGCTGACGGTCTATATTCCAGTGGCTTATTTTCTTCAACTTATGGCACAGGGGCAAATGGAAACTTAACAATTAACACTCGTGATTTGCTTATTCGAGATGGGGCAGTAGTTAGAGCAGGGACTTTTGCGGCAGGAAAGGGGGGGACTTGA
- a CDS encoding NblA/ycf18 family protein, translated as MNQPIELSLEQEFSLRTFSDQVQQMSREQAQEFLLMLYKQMIVREATYQELLKHQWEVDSDSILG; from the coding sequence ATGAATCAACCCATTGAATTATCTTTAGAACAAGAATTTAGCCTTAGAACTTTCTCCGATCAAGTGCAGCAGATGTCCCGTGAACAAGCTCAAGAGTTCTTGCTGATGCTGTATAAGCAGATGATAGTTAGAGAAGCGACTTACCAAGAATTGCTCAAACATCAGTGGGAAGTTGATTCAGATTCAATCTTGGGCTAA